Within Cyprinus carpio isolate SPL01 chromosome A11, ASM1834038v1, whole genome shotgun sequence, the genomic segment ACTCCGTCAGCTGTTGTGGGCGGGGCCTGAGCAGTATGATGTCACTGCCATACTCAAAAAAATTTTCCAAAACTTATACGAACCCTAAAGGActatttttggcacagaaatactctgtcCAACTCGTTTTTTCTGAAACTTTtgtcatgtttagcatgagaatccaactctttaacagtgtaaataataatgcatgaaatagcattagacatcccctttaattttcattgcaccaaaaatctaaatatctttttgtgtgtgtttcacagaagaaagacagtGACAGAAGTAATACCGGTTTTAAACAACATGAGactgagcaaatgatgacagaattttaatttttgggtgaactgtgcctttaaggaCTGTGAGGTGCTTAATTTCTTTCTTCATAAACACACAGTGAGATCCTCAGAGTCTTTACGCTTGTAAACAGTGCCTTGCTCTTCAATATGTTGGCTTATCTGATGGGACCACTCTTCCTCAATGACTGGGTCATTCAGGCTGTTAAAAGGCAGCACAAGAGTCAGGGAGCATGAGGGTAATATCCAGTATGGGGGTGACAGCACACACATGTGTCTGCAGTCCAAGATGTCACTGCTGGTAATATGAGCTAATCTTTAAACAGCCTCACAGATTTTACAAAGAAAGTGTTTTCAGTAATTAcatgacataaaaaaagaatCTCCCAAGTCAAAAgtatgtattatttgtatacacacatacaggtccttctcaaaaaattagcatattgtgataaaagttcattattttccataatgtaatgataaaattaaactttcatatattttagattcattgcacaccaactgaaatatttcaggtcttttattgtttttaatactgatgattttggcatacagctcatgaaaacccaaaattccaatctcaaaaaattagcatatcatgaaaaggttctctaaacgagctattaacctaatcatctgaatcaactaattaactctaaacacctgcaaaagattcctgaggcttttaaaaactcccagcctggttcattactcaaaaccgcaatcactGCCGAACCCCCAAccgactgctgtccagaaggccatcattgacaccctcaagcgagagggtaagacacagaaagaaatttctgaacgaataggctgttcccagagtgctgtatcaaggcacctcagcgggaagtctgtgggaaggaaaaagtgtggcaaaaaacgctgcacaacgagaagagttgaccggaccctgaggaagattgtggagaaggaccgattccagaccttgggggacctgcggaagcagtggactgagtctggagtagaaacatccagagccaccgtgcacaggcgtgtgcttttgaaccagaaacagcggcagaagtgcctgacctgggctacagagaagcagcactggactgttgctcagtggtccaaagtacttttttcggatgaaagcaaattttgcatgtcattcgggaaatcaaggtgccagagtctggaggaagactggggagaaggaaatgccaaaaatgcctgaagtccagtgtcaagtacccacagtcagtgatggtctggggtgccatgtcagctgctggtgttggtccactgtgttttatcaagggcagggtcaatgcagctagctatcaggagattttggagcacttcatgcttccatctgctgaaaagctttatggagatgaagatttcgtttttcagcacgacctggcacctgctcacagtgccaaaaccactggtaaatggttttactgaccatggtattactgtgctcaattggcctgccaactctcctgacctgaaccccatagagaatctgtgggatattgtgaagagaaagttgagagacgcaagacccaacactctggatgagcttaaggccgctatcgaagcatcctgggcctccataacacctcagcagtgccacaggctgattgcctccatgccacgccgcattgaagcagtcatttctgcaaaaggattcctgaccaagtattgagtgcataactgaacataattatttgaaggttgactttttttgtatttaaaaacacttttcttttattggtcggatgaaatatgcaaattttttgagataggaattttgggtttccatgagctgtatgccaaaatcatcagtattaaaacaataaaagacctgaaatatttcagttggtgtgcaatgaatctaaaatatatgaaagtttaattttcatcattacattatggaaaatgatcttttatcacaatatgctaattttttgagaaggacctgtatatgcatACATGCTTCAAGGTGAATTTCAAAAGATTATTCCCTAAAATTATACTGacagaaatgcaaaatataaaacaacaacaacaacaaaacaacaacaacaaccttaaaGTAACTCAGTGAGTAATTCACAATaattcatgaaaattattttcacttGGGTCTTgcctttttgatttaatttttactttagtgtaaaaaaaaaaggaaaagatttTCCACCTGGACCGACCAGTTTATAAGACTGCTGTAAAATGTACACATGGGCGTTTATTAAGTAATAAGACTGTCCTACTGTTGCTTGTATTGCATATCTATCCCACAGTGCATCACCTCAGTGCTCTGTGGTTGTTTAGCGCCCTCTGTTGTTTGATGTTTGCATTTCAACTGAAGTGTTGAGTTCCTGTAGAAACACTTATCTGTTTTCCTTCACTATCCGGTTCAACTCACCCattacaatcaatcaatctttcAGTCAATCTGATTTTTGAGAAGAAATATATGTAggcacaatttaaataatttttaagcattttttttcaagatcagaatcagaaaaataatgtgtaaataaactTTCGACTGACAGTGTAAATGGATACTTAAGTATGtactttacatatgtgtgtactTAGCAATCTAAATATGAACATTGCACATACTTTAGGTTTCAACAAGGCAAGAATTATTTTGGCACAATCTTATCACAATGCTCTACATTACAAGCTCACAGACCAACACACATGCGCTAaccactaaaaacaaaaataaccattttacaTGATAACACCACAGATAACAAAGTCAGTAAACATCTTtacaaatcaacattttttttttttataagaacccatataaataatattaattttatttataaattatatattttataaacaaatcacATTCaatcacattatttattaaaaattatttatttacatggattattaataactttatatatattttaaataatataaatgttgagttaaaaaaggtatttaaaatactttatgaaATACCACATTTTTAAAACCCCAGCATGCAtttgtttcaattattattaatattattttattataatatattgtaatataaaatatatatattttttttttagatctacAGTGCCTTTTAACCCaatcaaaagtacaaaaacaaGCCACCCACCAAAACCACCTGCATGTGAAGTCTCTCACCAGCCCTACATTAATCCTTCATGTGAATTGCTGTGGGGTCAGCTGAATCCAATATCACATAAAATACACCAAACACACCAACCACATAACCTCAATCATGATATTTGAAGAGTATAATAATTATGCATTGTCAACTAACATGGAATGatattatgtgtttgtgtgtgacatgCTCACAAGGGCATGGCATCCTGCTGTGGTCGTGATGGTTTCTTGGCAGGATTCTTTCTCTAGTGAGTCTGTGCCACCAAAAGAAGTTGTGTCACTAGTGATGTTACATTCTGCGCCAAGGCTTCAGAGCATGTGTTGAGAAATCCCGGTAGCTTTCAGTGAAGCGCACATTGAGGCTTGTATCGCTttagagcaggggtctccaaccctgttcctggagaacgACAGTCCTGTAGACTtcagttccagccctgctccaacacctgtctgtaattattaaTTAGCCCTGTACACCACGATAAGCTcttcctttgaaaaaaaaataaaataaaaaaaaataaataaatatatatatatatatatatatacacacacacacacacacataaacacagagaCCAAGCAATTCATTTtatgcaacaataataataattgtatacatataattatatatatgtaatgtgtgCACAGGGGGGAAAAAAGTGTTAATGTAATACACtgcactactactactactagagTAAAGGGATGATCACAGTTCGATTACAATTCATCGACTGAACTATCAGAATATCCATTGTTACCCATCTTTTCAAATCATAATGCTCAAAATGATGGATCACAAAAGGACTTTTCTATTGATTACCAAGCAAGATCAATATCCACTTCTGTACTCAGTCTAGCTTTATGATTCCCAACAAATTTTATGCACAGATTGCATGAGTAACACAATTGACCTGGCAGTGTTATAACTCGGCTCAATACATGTTTCAGATAAACTGCATAGAAAGCACAATCAAAAGAGTAGTAAAAACTACAGGACAAAGTGCAATTTAGAattagaagagaaaaaaaatgcaatttggaAATAAATCCCACAAGGTAAAGAaagcacaatatatttttattgaatttgtttTACACAGGTTTTTGTGTAGTTATAATATTGGAGATTGACAGTGCCAAAATATAAAcacccattttcttttttttttctctctcatgatCTCTTTAACATTGAATTGATTCCTTTTCCCCGCATTGTAACAAAAATGAAAGCATGTGACTACATGTGTATAAAAgacaacagggaaaaaaaaaaaaaaaaaaaaaaactccaacaaCAAGATTCCTATGCCCATCAATATTAACTACAGGTAATACTTTTAAGGACCTGCCTTgactgtgttttcttttttccctaacaaacagaaaacaaaagttaTAAATTCTTGACTAAATGTACAATTGTTAATATCCATGGGCACAAGGAGCACCTTGAACAGAAGGCAAAGGGGAGTGCATATAGTGCTGCAGGACTGGCCAGTTGTTTCTGTAGAGCGTCTTGCTTGGTTGCTAACTTATAAACTCTTTTCCCTTTGCTCTGTTGagattttaaaaactttgaatgtttttgtccGCAAGAACCAAAGCAACACCAATCTCTGATGGGTATTAGGAATGTAGACAAGGATCctcagaactaaaaaaaaatatatataaaaggaatcgaattaaaaaatgacattttccattcatttaaaCTTGTCTGTAAAAGGATATAAATGCAACATCTCAAACATACATTCTTGAGGAATTCCTCTGCGACAATTCGGGCTCGAGCGTTGACTGACAGCTTCATCTCGCTGATCTCCTTGTCGATCTCCTCCATGAAATGGATAACAAAGTCCACCAGCTTGTGCTTATACATCTGTTCTGTGTGGAATTATGTCATAACCAAGAAAAGCACAAAAGAGGAATTGAGAAAACATGTTAATCTTGTTAATAGTTTAGATGCTTCACATGCCTTAAGGTTTATCACATAAATCATCATTCAGCTACGCATTTCAAACCTTAAGGTTTATcacataaacatgcattttttcccCTTAGTTCTGAAGAAGTTGATTTCCAATCCCCTCCTCttctattataaaattaatatgtaatCATAGTTTTCTTAATACTAGTGTGATAGTCTGAACTATATAAGCAATTTGGTATCTGAGAGGTGACTGAGGGTCTGACCCATGTCAGGAATGCAGTAACAGTGTTTACTCATTTAGCATAGCTTCCAGAGAATcaatatgcatttgttttgtaattatttatctgATTCATTATATAATCAAATGTTATACTGAACTTCATTCTTATTTATCTTATTATGAGGTTCTCAAATGAGACATGTGCACCAATGCACCACATGCATGCACTAACTCTTACATATGCTTAATGTTTATGATTCTTTTGAGGGATTATAGCACCATTAATTGCTATATGTTCAACTTTGACAGTGAATCATTTTTGACAGTGATGTATGCTCTGTGTAAATGTATTGTCCTGTTCCAGTGATGTGCTGCAGGGACAAGGGATCTTGAAGGGACAAGATATTGCCTATACTTTATCTGATGGCATATTTGCAAGGTTGTTTTAGGTAAAGGAACAGTGTCCAGGAGATTAAACAGCTGCGCAGATGAGCAGTGCCCTCACAAGATTTATGACTCACCTACGACCCTTACAATACTTGCTTACAAATAGAACTTATTGTCTCCAAGATACTGTCTTAAAGAAAAGAACACCTTGTTTGGATGTTTATACAATTATCTGTACTGTTAACCTAACAGAACAAAAGATAATCAATATGCCTATAAGTACTAATGTTTCTGTATTATAAGTTAGTTCTAGGCTGACTCATCTTACTCATTTTCTACGGTCTTTGGAAGTGTGGAGAACTCTGTCTTCAGTAAACTCTATGCCAACtgattaaactttaaatttgacTCCTGGTCTTCACTGAGCAAACTGGTCTCTGGGGTTTAACTGTAATTCCCCTACTGTCCCAATGTCCTacatcagtggttttcaaaccagtcctgcaagcacccctcgcacctcacattttgtatgtctccgtATATctgacacccatttcaggtcttgcagtctctactaatgagctgatgagttgaatcaggtgtgatagatgagggagacacagaaaatgtgcagtgctgggggggctcgcaggaccggtttgaaaaccaatGTCCTACATGACTCCACCAAAAAAACTTGACATGCATGTTAGTGATGGTTGCTTTTGAAAACCTTCAAACATTTGCGTATTATTTGTTTTGAACCAATGCTTCAGAGCAGCAAAAGCCACATGATTTCAGTAAATGAGGCTTTGTTACGTCATAACATAACAGGCCGATGATCTCTGAGAACCCATGAACcaatctctttgtgttttttaccTAATCTCTGATTAAAAATtagtaaacattttaatgacacattagtataataataagaatgagCTGTAGTTAGTCTCATATTATCCTGATTAACCGATCTCtccataaaatgaacaaaacaagccctacaaattaataaaataacacatattaTACAAACACTTATTATTTAATGgtattaaatgttttgttattgcaTTTAGTTGATtacactttcaataaaacatttgcaattggTTTGTAAAAGGCCTTTTTATGCATGTGTGGGCTTGTGTTTTGGGCTGCATTTACACTATTTTGACCAGCGTGTGGTGTTTCGAGTGCTTCaaaaaagtgaatcattttgcaaagctattaattcaaatgattcacagtttcaaaaagctttgtttctcccatcactaaTGCATCTTCGGTTTAATAAATTACATCTCTCTTCATCCCTTGTTGGTTCTTCACAATAGAGCTCACCTCAACAGGTTTCCTCCGCAGGATGAAGAAGTTCTCTGCTCGCATCATCATGAACCTCATAAATTTATGGCACAGGATCTTCTCAATCTCATCAGCCTAAGAAAAGCATGTATATCTTTGGAAGACAGTGGCAAGAAAAACATCGATCCTACGCAGTTCATCCTAAATTACTTACCTGCTTGACAGCGATGCTGACTCTCACTGAGTTTATGGACCCCTCAATCAGGACCTTCTCCTTTTCATTGCGGCTTATGACCACAGGCTGCAACAGAAGCTCTTTGCTACTCCTGaattgtaaaacacacacacacacaaatacacatacatacaaacacacacatcatatttAACACATAAGAAGGGCGTGGGGTGTATGAATGATTTCCTCACCTAACCTCCACCTCAGGCTTGTTGTGTCTCTCCACCACCTGAGAGGAGAAGTTCTCCAGACACAGCGCTGCTTGCAGAGTGGCGCGCACCGCGTTCAGGTAGGGTCGCAATGTTGCCGTCTACATACAAAAAGGACCATATTTTATGAAGTAACACCTCATTCCATAACTTCAATGACCTTATAGGTGTCTTATAGTTATCATAAACAAACAGGAACATGATTGTCAGTGGGTGGAAGAGCGGTTTTGTTCTTGGCCATTCCATTGAGTACGTGTCAGTCATCAAGGTGGTGAAGTGTCAATCATCTTCCTGAACATCACTTACTGACAACTACCGGCTGTTCTAAGTGAATTAAACACgtgttatttattacatatttcatCTGTGCACTGTGGTGCGCATTTGTTAGTTTTCAAAATGCCAAAAAGAGGTTTTGCCTGCAAAATCACAGACGTTAGCCACCTAGCATAAATCAAGACAGACTAACATCACTCGATCAAATGAGCCAAAAAACACTGCGCTGAGCGCGTGCAAATGGTTTATCCGAATGCTGCTTATTGGGTCATTTGATTACTTGctctacaataaataaacaaccacagcaactttaagaaatgtaaatatcTTACCATTTTATATGAGGTCTGTGGAGGAAGACGGAAGTCCGCACGCCACGCCTGCCTGGAAATGAAAAAACACGCCTCCATTGCGTTCTCACACTCCCGTAATATACCTATTAGAAGTGCATTATTGTTTATCATAAGCTCATGATTTAAACGTATACGTGTGAatggtatttaattaaatacatttccatACAAATACAAGTTCTTGAGTTTCTATTTTAAGCGCGTAAATCGGgagaaaaacataaacaacaaaacgaCCGTTATTATGTCACATCTGTTCCTATAGTTACGGTGAAGCCCAGCACCAATCTTACCATTATTCGCTTTTTCTTCCTTATATGGCAAACAACACGACGGGTCTAATACACTGTAGTCAAAAAGGCGATTATTTAGAAATATCACTGTGTTGAAATAAACCTCAACTCTTTTGTGGCTTTAAACAGCACACGAGTCACTAAAAAGAAATAATCTTTAATTACACTGTTtggacgcgtttcagaaaggaaTGTACCATTCCGTACGCTGCGGTGTTTTGTGGGGGATGTCAACTGCCAAGTGGGGATATTTATCTGATATTGAAAAATGAGTTTGCAGATAGTACATACATATCAGTTAGAATATGATAATAAACCGTACGCTGACCAAACTAAAGCAAATGTAATACACATTCGAGTTCTTAAAATTAAAGCGGTGAGCTGTCACCCCCCGAGCTGAGATGGTTTATTCAGTAATGGACGCTCCTTCATTGGAggtaaacaataatattttatgaataaatgccTTGTATGGGTtcaattctgttttatattttaacatattatttaattgtcgacatacatattttcattgcaggtaatatacatatttattgaaCAAATGTTTCGACCTATTCCCTGTGGTTTGAACTGCATGTAGCTGAATTAGCATGAAGCCGTTAGCTTACAGTGGCTAACGTACTCTTATTATCGCACACTGGTATCGTATCTGTATTACACAACAGAGTAAATACATTACAGTGATGcaatgcataaaacattaacattttatatttaaaccttaTGAATAACATCTACAGCAGTACATCTGTTCTGGGTTTGCTTGCATTGTCTTTCTGTGTAACTGTTTGCTTTTACCACCTGACCAAAATCACTTACAGTCTGTGTTGTTCATTAATAGTAAAGAATTTATCAAACCATTTGGACGCCTCCCACAACCCTTTTTTatactctttttgtttttctttcagatttaggtTCCTGTTGATGAGAAGATGAGTGAACTGAAGGACTGCCCCCCACTGAAGTACTATGACTTCAAACCTGTGGACCATGTGAAAGTGTGTCCACGCTACACGGCAGTGCTCAGCCGCTCAGAAGATGACGGCATTGGCATTGAAGAGCTGGACACGCTTCAGCTGGAGCTGGAAACACTCCTCTCCTCTGCGAGTCGACGTCTCAGAGCACTGGAAGAACAGAGACAGGTGAGCAGTGTTTTGCTGTTTGTCTTTCTGCCACCTACTGACTATACCTCAAATGATTTATGTTTACTCTCTGATACAGATACTTACAGACTGGCAGGACAAAAAAGGGGACAAAAGGTTTCTGAAATTAGGGAAGGATCCAGATCTTGCAGCCTCTTCTCGTCATTCCAAGCCCAAAAAACAGAAGCTTGATGGAAAGGGAAGTCATGGTCCCGGACCTGGGCCAGGTAGACCGAAGTCTAAGAACATACAGACCAAGGTCCAGGAGTTTGAATTTGAAGTGGACCCCCAAGATATACCCCGCAACCCTAAAAATGATGCTCCCAACAGGTTTGCTGCAACTGAATGTTTTGTCTGTGatacataatgtatatttataggAATATAGACTAGATATAAGATACAGATCAGATTTTTGCCATTATGTTTCATACTACCTAGATgttaaatgaatttgtttaaattaaatatctatactttttcatttcagtcattattttatttaatattatttaaacagatCCAAAccagggctgtcaaatgattaatcacgattaatcacatccaaaataaaagttttgtttacataatatatgtatgtgtacagggtatatttattatgtatatataaatacacacacataaattatatatttagaaaatatttacatgtatatacatttaatatatttatattcttatattttatattatatataaatatatttaatatataaacataacatattcttcttaaatatatacatgcatgtgtgtgtatttatatatacataataaatatacacagtatacacacacatattataaaaaatgtataatggtttccacaaaaacaataataatcaaaaatataaaaaaaaatatttatgagtattcagtcattattttatttaatattatttaaacagatCCAAGCCTGTAATTTTATTCaccaattaattaataaaaattgacaataaagacatttatgatacaataatttacaaaaggtttcttttttaaaataaacactgttcttttgaactttcaattcatcaaagaatcctaaacaaatatatatcggtttccacaaaaatattaagaaaagtaacaaatataaaaatatgaattttatcaaataatattacattaaaaaatatttttattaaatataagaaGCACTATTTTCagtattgaaaataataagaaatggtttaTTGGACacaaaagactggagtaatggctactaatattcaactttgccatcacaggaataaattatattttaaaatatattcaaatagaaatatgtttttgtaatgctgtagaattgtaatatttcatagcattaccatttttacagaattttggatcaaataaatgctgtgttgttctttcaaaaacatttaaaaatattactgaccccaaacttttgaaagattgcaataattgcattttttgtggttatatatgtgtgtaaaacaGATTCTGGGCTTCGGTGGAGCCTTACTGTGCAGACATTACAAATGAAGAGATCAGAGTTCTGGAAGAGCTGCTCAAACCCCCTGAAGATGAAGCTGAATACTACAAGGTAAAGATCATTTAGAAACCGGTTCATGCTCTATATTACTGCagctctctctttcctttcctttaaTTAATTCTGCATTCAGAGGAACGCATGGTAAATGGCTGTTGGTTTTCTTTGCAGATCCCAGCTCTCGGAAAGCACTATTCCCAGCGCTGGGCTCAAGAGGACCTGTTAGAGGAGCAAAGAGAGGGGGCAAGAGCCaatgacaagaaaaaaagcaTGATTGGTCCTCTTTCTGAACTGGATGCTAAAGGTAATTGTAATCTTGATTTCAGTTGCAACATTGTCATTTGTTGTTGTGTCTTACCTTAAATCTGTTTCTTTTATCCTCCACTATTCTGGTTTGGGTAGATGTAGACGCCCTACTGAAGAAATCAGAGTCTCAGCATGAACCTCCTGAGGACGGCTGTCCTTTTGGCCCTCTTACTCAGCGGCTTCTGCAAGCACTCGTTGAGGCCAGTGACTCATCATTTTGCTAACATAAGCACTTCTATTGTGCAAAATTTAGTCAGCTCAgcttatgttttattcat encodes:
- the LOC109061643 gene encoding actin-related protein 2/3 complex subunit 4-like isoform X2 codes for the protein MEACFFISRQAWRADFRLPPQTSYKMTATLRPYLNAVRATLQAALCLENFSSQVVERHNKPEVEVRSSKELLLQPVVISRNEKEKVLIEGSINSVRVSIAVKQADEIEKILCHKFMRFMMMRAENFFILRRKPVEVSSIVKNQQGMKRDVIY
- the LOC109061643 gene encoding actin-related protein 2/3 complex subunit 4-like isoform X1; translated protein: MINNNALLIGILRECENAMEACFFISRQAWRADFRLPPQTSYKMTATLRPYLNAVRATLQAALCLENFSSQVVERHNKPEVEVRSSKELLLQPVVISRNEKEKVLIEGSINSVRVSIAVKQADEIEKILCHKFMRFMMMRAENFFILRRKPVEVSSIVKNQQGMKRDVIY
- the tada3l gene encoding transcriptional adapter 3, whose product is MSELKDCPPLKYYDFKPVDHVKVCPRYTAVLSRSEDDGIGIEELDTLQLELETLLSSASRRLRALEEQRQILTDWQDKKGDKRFLKLGKDPDLAASSRHSKPKKQKLDGKGSHGPGPGPGRPKSKNIQTKVQEFEFEVDPQDIPRNPKNDAPNRFWASVEPYCADITNEEIRVLEELLKPPEDEAEYYKIPALGKHYSQRWAQEDLLEEQREGARANDKKKSMIGPLSELDAKDVDALLKKSESQHEPPEDGCPFGPLTQRLLQALVEENIISPMEDSPIPDIPGKDDGAGTSPRSQGKAFSVPHTRSLEARIREELVSQGLLDSDERQGVGGETEDEVLAELQKRQAELKALTAHNRSRKQELLKLARDEMRKQELRQRVRVADNEVMEAFRRIMAARQKKRTPTKKEKDQAWKALKERESILKLLDG